One window of the Dioscorea cayenensis subsp. rotundata cultivar TDr96_F1 unplaced genomic scaffold, TDr96_F1_v2_PseudoChromosome.rev07_lg8_w22 25.fasta BLBR01000660.1, whole genome shotgun sequence genome contains the following:
- the LOC120254852 gene encoding uncharacterized protein LOC120254852 — MVAVEVEVEAEGFTEKEAVDEDGTQTNLCRYKNKEANLAEDTKDTKEADKGLLFMASSEDTNERGDMWLIDSGCSNHMSGNRMIFQNLEEVSNQTIRLGDGNILQVGRISSIVLRSDCGRTNTLTDVQYVPHLAHNLLSDWSVMSSGYLLSSLEEKCVIKDARLKPRLQYA; from the exons ATGGTGGCCGTGGAGGTAGAGGTCGAGGCTGAGGGTTTCACAGAGAAAGAGGCTGTGGACGAGGATGGCACTCAGACCAACCTC TGTCGTTACAAGAACAAGGAAGCAAACCTAGCTGAAGACACTAAAGACACCAAGGAGGCTGATAAAGGACTACTGTTCATGGCATCCAGTGAAGATACGAATGAAAGAGGAGATATGTGGCTCATTGACTCAGGATGCTCAAATCATATGTCAGGAAATAGAATGATATTTCAAAACTTGGAGGAAGTGTCAAATCAAACCATCAGGCTAGGAGACGGAAACATCTTGCAAGTTGGCAGGATTAGCTCTATTGTTCTTCGCTCCGACTGTGGAAGAACAAACACACTAACTGACGTGCAGTATGTGCCTCATCTAGCGCACAACTTGTTGAGCGATTGGTCGGTGATGAGCTCTGGTTACCTGTTGAGTTCTCTCGAAGAGAAGTGTGTTATTAAGGATGCAAGACTAAAGCCAAGATTGCAGTATGCATGA
- the LOC120254853 gene encoding secreted RxLR effector protein 161-like has product MLHCNPIASPINLNEKLHSEDSSGKIDGSKYRKIVGNLLYLTHTHPDIIHVVSVVARFMQTPTKHHYEAVKRILRYVSGTTGYGIHYTKNEEFVLFGYFDSDWGGSSDDRRSTTGWVFSLGSGAVAWCSMKQLVTALLSTEAEYISITSAACEAVWLRRLLADMNEKQELPIIIRCDNSSAISIARNPTHHSRTKYIDT; this is encoded by the coding sequence ATGTTACATTGTAATCCCATCGCTAGCCCAATAAATCTCAATGAGAAGCTGCACTCTGAAGACAGTTCAGGGAAAATAGATGGATCCAAGTACAGGAAGATCGTTGGGAATCTCCTTTACTTAACTCACACTCATCCGGACATAATACATGTTGTTTCAGTTGTAGCTCGTTTCATGCAAACACCAACGAAGCATCATTATGAAGCAGTGAAGAGAATTCTGAGATATGTCAGTGGCACCACTGGATATGGAATCCATTATACAAAGAATGAAGAGTTCGTTCTCTTTGGATACTTCGACAGTGATTGGGGAGGCTCGTCGGACGATCGACGGAGCACAACAGGATGGGTTTTTTCTCTTGGTTCAGGGGCGGTAGCTTGGTGTTCAATGAAACAACTGGTAACTGCACTATTGAGCACTGAGGCTGAATACATATCAATTACATCCGCTGCCTGTGAAGCTGTTTGGTTGCGTCGCCTCTTGGCAGACATGAATGAGAAGCAGGAGCTCCCTATAATCATCAGATGTGATAACAGTTCGGCCATCTCCATAGCTCGAAATCCTACTCATCATAGTCGAACAAAGTATATCGACACCTGA